One part of the Gemmatimonadaceae bacterium genome encodes these proteins:
- the flhA gene encoding flagellar biosynthesis protein FlhA: MSTAVRPLPGVEGAARRNAEVGLAMAVVFVIALLIVPLPAFLLDLFLATSIGLSLVVLLTAMQTQDALEFSSFPALLLLLTLFRLALNVASTRLILGQGHAGEVIQAFGQFVIGGNYAVGLVLFLILIGINFIVITKGAGRVAEVAARFTLDAMPGKQMAIDADLSAGIIDDAEARRRREEVARQADFYGAMDGASKFVKGDAIAALLITGINIVGGIFIAVVQKNLGLADAATKYTILTVGEGLVAQIPALIVSTAAGIVVTRASGQTQMGTQLAGQLAANPRALWIAAAVVGSFGLVPGLPKLPFLTLGALMAFVARGASAAEVRRNEARAIAQLPPPPEAAAPDPVRDLLQLDPIELEVGYALIPLIDERQGGDLLERIQLLRKQAALEVGILIPPIRVRDDIRLPANEYVIKLRGAEIARAEVMPRFQLALDTGGVSYSIEGIETIDPAFGLTARWIAAARRVEAESYGYVVVEPTTVIATHLMESLKANAAELLGRQDVQQMVETLKQTHPALVDDLIPARISLGLLHRVLQRLLRERLPIRDLVTVLEAMGDGIEHSKDAEVLTEHVRRAMANAIARMFADETGAVRGISLGPRMEGALMQLFSPRTAQPGATPLTPDSLAALLRELNLLATTYAMEGRMPPLIVPPSLRVGIRRLVEPVLGALPVISLAELPPAVKLNSVATWELPYAA; this comes from the coding sequence ATGAGCACCGCTGTCCGCCCGCTGCCCGGCGTCGAAGGCGCCGCGCGCCGCAACGCCGAGGTCGGCCTCGCGATGGCGGTGGTGTTCGTCATCGCGCTGCTCATCGTCCCGCTTCCGGCGTTCCTGCTCGACCTCTTCCTGGCCACGAGCATCGGCCTCTCGCTCGTCGTGCTGCTCACGGCGATGCAGACGCAGGACGCACTGGAGTTCTCGTCGTTCCCCGCCCTGTTGCTCCTGCTCACGCTCTTCCGGCTCGCGCTCAACGTGGCGAGCACGAGACTCATCCTCGGGCAGGGCCACGCCGGCGAAGTGATCCAGGCCTTCGGGCAGTTCGTCATCGGCGGCAACTACGCCGTGGGCCTCGTGCTGTTCCTGATCCTGATCGGCATCAACTTCATCGTGATCACCAAGGGCGCGGGGCGCGTGGCCGAAGTGGCGGCGCGCTTCACGCTCGACGCGATGCCGGGCAAGCAGATGGCGATCGACGCGGACCTGTCGGCCGGCATCATCGACGACGCCGAGGCACGCCGCCGCCGCGAGGAGGTCGCTCGTCAGGCCGACTTCTACGGCGCCATGGACGGCGCGTCCAAGTTCGTGAAGGGCGACGCGATCGCCGCGCTGCTCATTACCGGCATCAACATCGTCGGCGGCATCTTCATCGCCGTCGTCCAGAAGAACCTCGGCCTCGCCGACGCGGCCACGAAGTACACCATCCTCACGGTCGGCGAGGGGCTCGTCGCGCAGATCCCTGCGCTGATCGTCTCGACGGCCGCTGGTATCGTGGTGACGCGCGCGTCGGGCCAGACGCAGATGGGCACGCAGCTCGCCGGTCAGCTCGCGGCCAACCCCCGGGCGCTCTGGATCGCGGCGGCGGTCGTGGGGTCGTTCGGCCTCGTCCCCGGGCTTCCCAAGCTGCCGTTCCTCACGCTGGGCGCGCTCATGGCCTTCGTCGCGCGCGGCGCCTCGGCGGCCGAGGTCCGACGCAACGAGGCCAGGGCGATCGCGCAGCTGCCACCGCCGCCGGAAGCCGCGGCGCCGGATCCCGTGCGTGACCTGCTGCAGCTCGATCCCATTGAACTCGAAGTGGGCTACGCCCTCATCCCGCTCATCGACGAGCGCCAGGGCGGTGACCTGCTCGAACGCATTCAGCTGCTGCGCAAGCAGGCCGCGCTCGAGGTGGGCATCCTCATCCCGCCCATCCGCGTCCGCGACGACATCCGCCTGCCGGCCAACGAATACGTCATCAAGCTGCGCGGCGCCGAGATCGCGCGCGCCGAGGTGATGCCACGCTTTCAGCTCGCCCTCGATACGGGGGGTGTTTCGTATTCCATCGAGGGCATCGAGACGATCGACCCGGCCTTTGGCCTGACGGCTCGCTGGATTGCCGCCGCGCGCCGCGTCGAGGCGGAGTCGTACGGATATGTGGTCGTGGAGCCCACAACCGTGATCGCCACGCACTTGATGGAGTCGCTCAAGGCCAACGCAGCCGAGCTGCTCGGGCGGCAGGACGTGCAGCAAATGGTGGAGACGCTCAAGCAGACCCATCCCGCGCTCGTCGACGACCTCATTCCCGCACGGATCTCGCTCGGCCTGTTACACCGCGTGCTGCAGCGCCTGTTGAGGGAACGGCTCCCGATCCGCGACCTCGTCACCGTGCTCGAAGCCATGGGTGACGGCATCGAACACTCCAAGGACGCCGAAGTGCTCACCGAACACGTGCGCCGCGCGATGGCCAATGCGATCGCCCGCATGTTTGCCGACGAGACCGGCGCGGTGCGCGGCATCTCGCTCGGTCCCCGGATGGAGGGCGCGCTCATGCAGCTCTTCTCGCCACGGACTGCGCAGCCCGGAGCCACACCGCTCACGCCGGACTCGCTGGCCGCCTTGCTGCGCGAACTCAACCTGCTGGCGACCACCTACGCGATGGAGGGTCGCATGCCTCCGCTCATCGTCCCGCCGTCTCTCCGCGTTGGCATCCGCCGCTTGGTGGAGCCCGTGCTGGGCGCCCTGCCCGTGATCTCGCTCGCCGAATTGCCGCCGGCCGTGAAGCTCAACTCCGTAGCCACCTGGGAGCTGCCGTATGCTGCTTGA
- a CDS encoding P-loop NTPase, translating into MRTPADARPLPSPAGRHAAAGPPVVAIGAGKGGVGTSTVAALFAATVAADGTRVLLIDASQHFGGLAAMLGIEPQVTLADVRGGRRGIHELAIAVSPMLSLVCAGQVPEGVTVTEHQLLLRRLVDLYQSFGLVVIDAGASAASLRNAIRCGATRVLAVTAHDRIALIATYALVKLLHEQAPDVRVDVLANRVDANAADRLHEYLNGASVRFLSRTVPFAGLIPDDPGFEKVIAAGLGTDEAASGSPAALAVRDIGARLLADAAAPPFLRLVKG; encoded by the coding sequence ATGAGGACGCCCGCCGACGCTCGCCCGCTTCCGTCGCCCGCCGGTCGCCATGCGGCCGCGGGGCCACCGGTCGTGGCGATCGGCGCCGGCAAAGGCGGCGTAGGTACATCGACCGTGGCGGCCCTCTTTGCGGCCACCGTGGCCGCTGATGGCACCCGGGTGCTCCTCATCGATGCGTCGCAGCACTTTGGCGGGCTCGCCGCGATGCTCGGCATCGAACCGCAGGTGACGCTTGCCGACGTGCGCGGAGGCCGTCGCGGTATTCACGAACTCGCGATCGCGGTGTCGCCAATGCTGTCGCTCGTCTGCGCCGGCCAGGTCCCGGAAGGCGTCACCGTCACCGAGCACCAGCTGCTTCTGCGGCGCCTCGTCGATCTCTACCAGTCGTTCGGCCTCGTCGTGATCGACGCCGGAGCCAGCGCGGCATCGCTGCGCAACGCCATCCGCTGCGGGGCCACGCGCGTCCTCGCGGTGACGGCGCACGATCGCATCGCCCTCATCGCCACGTACGCGCTGGTCAAGCTGCTGCACGAACAGGCGCCTGACGTGCGTGTCGACGTCCTGGCCAACCGCGTCGACGCGAACGCGGCCGACCGTCTGCACGAGTACCTCAATGGCGCGTCGGTGCGCTTTCTCTCCCGCACGGTCCCGTTTGCCGGTCTGATCCCCGACGATCCGGGATTCGAGAAGGTGATCGCCGCGGGGCTCGGCACCGATGAAGCGGCGAGCGGATCACCCGCCGCCCTGGCCGTGCGCGACATCGGCGCCCGGCTCCTCGCCGACGCCGCCGCTCCACCGTTCCTCCGCCTCGTGAAAGGATGA
- a CDS encoding FliA/WhiG family RNA polymerase sigma factor, with amino-acid sequence MATDHLWRAFADGDVQARDLLLQENLSLVHHVARQLSRALAAPADFDELVSCGTIGLMNALQAFDATRGLAFSTFAVPRIRGAILDELRRQDHVPRSIRRKTREIAQARETLTRIFARPTTDHELAEHLGVDLPTLWRWQAETESAVHVSIDHSGTDQEASGGVPPDLIAAEPESTVEDEISREQEREILKAALLKLKEQERIVLTLYYFEELRLHEIAEVLDLTESRVSQIRTKALGKLRTELAHFRTPA; translated from the coding sequence ATGGCGACCGACCATCTGTGGCGAGCCTTCGCCGACGGCGATGTGCAGGCCAGGGACCTCCTGCTGCAGGAGAACCTGAGCCTCGTGCATCATGTGGCCCGCCAGCTGTCGCGAGCCCTCGCGGCACCGGCGGACTTCGACGAACTCGTCTCGTGCGGCACGATCGGGCTCATGAACGCGCTGCAGGCATTCGATGCGACGCGTGGCCTCGCGTTCAGCACGTTCGCCGTGCCGCGCATTCGCGGCGCGATCCTCGACGAGTTGCGCCGACAGGATCACGTCCCGCGCTCCATCCGCCGCAAGACGCGGGAGATCGCGCAGGCGCGCGAAACGCTCACGCGCATATTCGCTCGCCCCACCACCGACCACGAACTCGCCGAACACCTCGGCGTCGACCTGCCGACCCTCTGGCGATGGCAGGCCGAAACCGAGAGTGCGGTCCACGTGTCGATCGACCACTCGGGCACCGACCAGGAGGCGTCCGGTGGGGTGCCGCCGGACCTCATCGCCGCCGAGCCGGAGTCGACTGTCGAAGACGAGATTTCGCGCGAACAGGAGCGCGAGATCCTCAAGGCCGCACTGCTGAAGCTCAAGGAGCAGGAGCGCATCGTACTCACGCTCTACTACTTCGAGGAGCTCAGGCTCCACGAGATCGCCGAGGTCCTGGACCTCACGGAATCGCGCGTCTCCCAGATCCGCACCAAGGCGCTGGGGAAGCTTCGCACCGAGCTCGCCCACTTTCGCACTCCCGCCTGA
- a CDS encoding flagellar hook basal-body protein: MKTDGIASAAAALRYWERRQEIAANNLANVNTTGFKAELGYARLTGDTPAMAASTDWREGPLTPTGNPLDLALRGHQFFVVTTPSGERFTRGGASTIDPQGYLADADGSRLAGEKGPIRVGGSDVSIDRTGRVAVDGVWIDRLRIETVAPNTTLQHEAGTRWIPDATRTAVALDARDVRQGHLEGSNVNSIDSMVDMITIQRNFAFAQKALSTLDDIRATISNQLGKPTG; this comes from the coding sequence ATGAAAACAGATGGCATTGCCAGCGCTGCTGCAGCGCTCCGCTACTGGGAGCGGCGGCAGGAGATCGCGGCCAACAACCTGGCCAACGTGAACACGACCGGCTTCAAGGCCGAACTTGGCTACGCTCGGCTCACCGGAGACACTCCCGCGATGGCGGCGTCTACCGACTGGCGGGAAGGGCCGCTCACGCCGACCGGCAATCCGCTCGACCTCGCGCTCCGCGGCCATCAGTTCTTCGTGGTCACGACACCGTCAGGCGAGCGGTTCACCCGCGGCGGAGCGTCGACGATCGACCCGCAGGGCTACCTCGCCGATGCCGACGGCAGCCGCCTGGCCGGAGAAAAGGGCCCGATCCGCGTTGGCGGGAGCGACGTCTCGATCGACCGCACGGGCCGCGTGGCCGTCGATGGCGTGTGGATCGACCGTTTGCGCATCGAGACCGTCGCCCCAAACACGACGCTGCAGCACGAGGCAGGCACGCGCTGGATCCCCGACGCCACACGCACCGCGGTCGCCCTCGACGCACGTGACGTGCGTCAGGGACACCTCGAAGGCAGCAACGTGAACTCCATCGACTCCATGGTCGACATGATCACCATCCAGCGGAACTTTGCGTTCGCGCAGAAGGCCCTGTCGACCCTCGATGACATCCGCGCCACCATCTCCAACCAGCTTGGCAAGCCGACGGGATGA
- the flgG gene encoding flagellar basal-body rod protein FlgG, whose amino-acid sequence MNPALRTAATGMMAQQLRTEVISNNLANVNTTGFKRSRAHFEDLLYQTVQNPSVIGTPDSNTNPAIQVGRGTHLSSVQRLHAQGAVEQTSSPLDIAIDGDGFFQVQMANGQVGYTRDGSFSISDTGTLVTSGGLVVVPGIKFPTDGSNISISPTGVVSVQVGNDTSKVQELGRIEIARFMNPAGLSSAGQNLYTETPASGAAISGFPQDEGMGRLLQGHLESSNVEIVQEMVDMITSMRAYEINSKAIKNAEEMMQVANNMVR is encoded by the coding sequence ATGAACCCCGCGCTCCGTACCGCCGCCACCGGCATGATGGCCCAGCAGCTCCGCACCGAGGTGATCTCCAACAACCTCGCCAACGTCAACACGACGGGGTTCAAGCGGAGCCGCGCGCACTTCGAGGACCTGCTGTATCAGACGGTGCAGAATCCGTCGGTCATCGGCACGCCGGACAGCAACACCAACCCGGCCATCCAGGTCGGCCGAGGCACACACCTCTCCTCGGTGCAGCGATTGCACGCGCAGGGTGCCGTGGAGCAGACGAGTTCTCCGCTCGACATCGCGATCGACGGCGACGGATTCTTCCAGGTGCAGATGGCCAATGGCCAGGTGGGCTACACGCGCGACGGCAGCTTCAGCATCTCCGACACCGGCACGCTGGTGACCTCGGGAGGGCTGGTCGTGGTACCGGGCATCAAGTTCCCCACCGACGGCTCGAACATTTCGATCTCCCCCACCGGCGTGGTCTCGGTGCAGGTCGGCAACGATACGAGCAAGGTGCAGGAACTCGGCCGGATCGAGATCGCACGTTTCATGAATCCGGCCGGCCTCTCATCCGCCGGGCAGAACCTCTACACCGAGACCCCGGCGTCAGGGGCCGCGATCAGCGGCTTTCCGCAGGACGAGGGGATGGGTCGGCTCCTCCAGGGCCATCTCGAGAGCAGCAACGTGGAGATCGTGCAGGAGATGGTCGACATGATCACGTCCATGCGCGCCTACGAGATCAACTCCAAGGCGATCAAGAACGCCGAGGAGATGATGCAGGTCGCCAACAACATGGTGCGTTAG
- the flgA gene encoding flagellar basal body P-ring formation protein FlgA, with protein MPAPRVLVAFALAAVPMMGSHAQGAAPSEQVVAVATRRLARGTVLTTADFTITRAMVRGVDSLARAGWVTRRVIEAGEVLRRPAVAPRPMVVAGQPVLFVMEEPGLRLTLDGRAVGAGELGDQVAVRLGANRTVEGTVTGAGEVTRSVPPRIQ; from the coding sequence ATGCCGGCGCCGCGCGTGCTCGTCGCCTTCGCCCTCGCGGCGGTCCCGATGATGGGGTCGCACGCGCAGGGCGCCGCGCCCAGCGAGCAGGTCGTTGCCGTGGCCACGCGCCGCCTGGCCCGCGGCACGGTTCTCACCACCGCGGACTTCACGATCACGCGCGCGATGGTTCGTGGCGTCGACTCGCTGGCGCGCGCCGGCTGGGTCACGCGCCGAGTCATCGAGGCCGGCGAAGTGCTCCGACGCCCTGCCGTGGCTCCGCGCCCCATGGTGGTCGCCGGTCAGCCCGTGCTCTTCGTGATGGAAGAACCAGGCCTCCGCCTCACGCTGGATGGACGCGCCGTGGGCGCCGGGGAACTCGGCGATCAGGTCGCCGTCCGCCTGGGCGCCAACCGCACGGTCGAAGGTACGGTCACCGGAGCCGGCGAAGTGACGCGCTCCGTTCCCCCGAGGATCCAATGA
- a CDS encoding flagellar basal body L-ring protein FlgH encodes MIHHCDVIATPRRVTVIPTVPAAEPAPKVPRLAIAAAAVVALLVLGAAQLGAQAAARPDSAKAAPAARNLNWTSDRRTFAVGDVIQVLVDEYALAQATKDNTNSASRSRQLGVQVEPPSLPGSGAAIGDVAGSVQTGDAGASMQRGNATRNTRYVGQLAVRVVAVTPEGLLQVKGTKMIDVDKNKATLTLSGFLRPIDVGSRDAVGSEAIADAQISYSAKGSLGKPKNGLVGKLIGLFWP; translated from the coding sequence ATGATTCACCACTGCGATGTCATCGCAACGCCGCGTCGCGTGACGGTCATCCCGACCGTTCCGGCCGCAGAGCCCGCACCAAAGGTTCCGCGCCTGGCGATCGCCGCCGCGGCCGTCGTGGCGCTGCTCGTACTCGGTGCCGCCCAACTGGGCGCGCAGGCCGCCGCGCGACCCGACTCGGCGAAGGCCGCACCGGCCGCGCGCAACCTCAACTGGACGTCGGACCGCCGCACGTTCGCCGTCGGCGATGTCATCCAGGTGCTGGTGGACGAATACGCGCTCGCGCAGGCGACCAAGGACAACACGAACAGTGCATCGCGGAGCCGCCAGCTTGGCGTGCAGGTCGAGCCGCCGTCGCTGCCGGGCTCCGGGGCCGCGATCGGCGACGTCGCCGGCAGCGTGCAGACCGGAGATGCCGGTGCCTCCATGCAGCGCGGCAACGCCACCCGCAACACGCGCTACGTGGGCCAGCTCGCGGTACGCGTGGTCGCCGTGACGCCCGAAGGGCTCCTGCAGGTGAAGGGCACCAAGATGATCGACGTGGACAAGAACAAGGCGACACTGACCCTGTCCGGCTTCCTCCGCCCCATCGACGTCGGTTCGCGCGACGCTGTGGGCTCCGAGGCCATCGCCGACGCCCAGATCTCCTACAGCGCGAAGGGCTCGCTGGGCAAACCGAAGAACGGGCTCGTCGGCAAACTCATCGGACTCTTCTGGCCGTGA
- a CDS encoding flagellar basal body P-ring protein FlgI encodes MTHPAPLRSPLRIALAIGLAHAAFCVDAARAQAVPIRDLVVDHQAVPVRLVGYGIVTGLSGTGDNAFAGRGSQHTVQSVANLLRRFDIIVPPELLRTRNVAAVLVTAEASPYLRPGGRFDVQVSSVGDARSLRGGVLWMTPLVAEAGGKAMATAQGELLVDDTDVARRRVGFAAASAKLANGGLLEVDLPRPQFTASSTLILRQPDIGVAARMAAVIDSVMGKETARVEDPGAVTLTLGDSAGGPAAALARIRDLKVEIQRVARIVIDQRSGTVVAGGDLTLGPGMVSVGGLALSIGAASADTSTQGPPGQVRVPTGATVQQLAAALHAVRTPPQQVALVFEALRNVGALSAEVIAR; translated from the coding sequence GTGACGCACCCCGCCCCCCTCCGTTCCCCCCTCCGCATCGCGCTGGCCATCGGGCTGGCGCACGCGGCGTTTTGTGTCGATGCGGCCCGGGCCCAGGCCGTCCCCATCCGTGACCTCGTCGTCGACCATCAGGCGGTGCCGGTAAGGCTCGTCGGATACGGCATCGTCACCGGCCTCTCCGGTACGGGCGACAATGCCTTCGCCGGCCGCGGGTCGCAACACACCGTGCAGAGTGTCGCGAACCTCCTGCGCCGCTTTGACATCATCGTCCCGCCGGAACTGCTGCGCACGCGGAATGTCGCGGCGGTGCTCGTCACCGCCGAGGCCTCGCCGTATCTGAGGCCGGGCGGACGGTTCGACGTGCAGGTGAGCTCGGTCGGCGATGCGCGATCGCTGCGTGGTGGCGTCCTGTGGATGACGCCGCTCGTCGCCGAAGCCGGCGGCAAGGCGATGGCGACCGCACAGGGCGAACTGCTCGTCGATGACACCGACGTCGCACGCCGACGCGTCGGCTTCGCCGCGGCGAGCGCAAAGCTCGCCAACGGTGGCCTGCTCGAAGTGGACCTGCCACGCCCGCAGTTCACGGCGTCGAGCACGCTCATCCTGCGCCAACCCGACATCGGCGTCGCCGCACGCATGGCCGCCGTGATCGACTCGGTGATGGGCAAAGAGACCGCCAGGGTTGAAGACCCGGGCGCGGTCACCTTGACCCTCGGCGACAGCGCCGGTGGACCGGCCGCGGCGCTCGCACGCATCCGTGACCTCAAGGTCGAGATTCAGCGCGTCGCGCGCATCGTGATCGACCAGCGCTCCGGGACCGTCGTCGCCGGCGGCGACCTCACGCTGGGGCCCGGGATGGTTTCCGTGGGAGGCCTCGCGCTCTCGATCGGTGCAGCCTCCGCCGATACTTCGACGCAGGGGCCGCCAGGTCAGGTCCGCGTGCCGACCGGTGCGACGGTCCAGCAGCTGGCTGCCGCGCTGCACGCCGTGAGAACACCACCGCAACAGGTGGCGCTCGTCTTCGAAGCCCTGCGCAACGTCGGGGCGCTCTCCGCTGAGGTGATTGCCCGATGA
- a CDS encoding rod-binding protein produces the protein MNPIGRDAGPITPAGDDRRLREAARALEGVFVAQLFKAMRETVPQDGALSGGAGEEMFSSMLDERMADLVPTQWNSDLGDALLRQFRTRLAPTQGADPSAP, from the coding sequence ATGAACCCGATTGGCAGGGACGCAGGGCCCATCACGCCCGCGGGTGACGATCGCCGCCTGCGCGAGGCCGCGCGCGCACTCGAGGGCGTGTTCGTGGCGCAGTTGTTCAAGGCCATGCGCGAGACCGTTCCGCAGGACGGCGCGCTCTCGGGCGGCGCCGGCGAAGAGATGTTCAGCAGCATGCTCGATGAGCGCATGGCCGACCTCGTGCCGACGCAATGGAACAGCGACCTCGGTGACGCGCTCCTCAGGCAGTTCCGCACCCGCCTCGCCCCGACCCAGGGCGCCGACCCGTCCGCACCGTGA